The following are from one region of the Nicotiana tabacum cultivar K326 chromosome 3, ASM71507v2, whole genome shotgun sequence genome:
- the LOC107787554 gene encoding uncharacterized protein LOC107787554 isoform X1, translated as MANNNIYHHNASSSFSLTEPDDISVFLRHILHPSSNFVTHEMQYSSSLPHLLPKNQHGLDISNGELSSVLNSSAGGIFSSSYGAYNVPANVSSSSVGTMDNEPDEYECESEGGTEDLGVEASTQPPPPSNTNSKRSRAAEVHNLSEKRRRSRINEKMKALQNLIPNSNKTDKASMLDEAIEYLKQLQLQVQMLTMRNGLSMYPLGLPRVLQQNQVSQLSMGLCEGNGCTNAKAAGALHVSQDTLLNAIFSPSENRTETKLTPVETMSNVNHSNNAFESESSINVHLDPFQFSRSTSKGILREDWLPLHEMSERQSKTVSIGENLASSVPFDASELKRNTLEACLLRYQSGAMSETNMDCDQLLAPQLYCHAGRSTSVDTIKTECSNF; from the exons ATGGCCAACAACAATATTTATCATCACAATGctagttcttctttttctttgactGAACCTGACGATATTTCTGTTTTTCTTCGTCATATTCTCCATCCTTCATCTAATTTTGTGACCCATGAAATGCAATATTCCTCATCGCTACCTCATCTTCTGCCTAAAAATCAACATGGCCTTGATATATCGAATGGCGAGTTATCCTCCGTATTAAATTCGTCGGCTGGAGGCATTTTCTCGTCTTCTTATGGGGCTTATAATGTCCCAGCAAATGTTTCTTCTTCATCTGTTGGGACTATGGACAACGAACCTGatgagtatgaatgtgaaagtgAG GGTGGTACTGAGGACTTGGGGGTGGAAGCTTCAACACAACCACCACCACCTAGTAACACTAATTCCAAGAGAAGCAGAGCAGCTGAAGTCCACAATTTGTCTGAAAAG AGGAGGAGAAGCAGAATTAATGAGAAGATGAAAGCATTACAAAATCTTATTCCAAATTCTAACAAG ACCGATAAGGCTTCAATGCTTGATGAAGCTATTGAGTACCTCAAGCAGCTTCAGCTCCAAGTACAG ATGTTGACAATGAGAAATGGGTTAAGCATGTATCCTCTGGGCCTACCACGAGTGTTACAGCAAAATCAAGTCTCCCAGCTAAGTATGGGTTTATGCGAGGGGAATGGATGCACAAATGCTAAAGCGGCTGGGGCTCTCCACGTAAGCCAAGACACTTTGTTAAATGCCATTTTTAGTCCATCTGAAAATCGTACAGAAACAAAGCTAACACCAGTGGAAACTATGTCAAATGTAAACCATTCAAACAATGCTTTTGAGTCAGAGTCATCGATCAATGTTCACCTTGATCCCTTTCAGTTCTCAAGATCTACCAGTAAG GGAATTTTGAGGGAGGATTGGTTACCTTTACATGAAATGAGCGAACGACAATCCAAAACTGTATCAATTG GAGAAAACTTGGCATCCTCAGTTCCCTTTGATGCATCTGAGTTGAAGAGAAATACTCTAGAAGCATGCTTGCTTCGATATCAATCTGGAGCTATGAGTGAAACCAATATGGATTGTGACCAACTTCTTGCCCCACAATTGTATTG CCATGCTGGGAGAAGTACATCTGTTGACACTATCAAAACCGAATGCAGTAACTTCTGA
- the LOC107787554 gene encoding uncharacterized protein LOC107787554 isoform X2 produces the protein MANNNIYHHNASSSFSLTEPDDISVFLRHILHPSSNFVTHEMQYSSSLPHLLPKNQHGLDISNGELSSVLNSSAGGIFSSSYGAYNVPANVSSSSVGTMDNEPDEYECESEGGTEDLGVEASTQPPPPSNTNSKRSRAAEVHNLSEKRRRSRINEKMKALQNLIPNSNKTDKASMLDEAIEYLKQLQLQVQMLTMRNGLSMYPLGLPRVLQQNQVSQLSMGLCEGNGCTNAKAAGALHVSQDTLLNAIFSPSENRTETKLTPVETMSNVNHSNNAFESESSINVHLDPFQFSRSTSKGILREDWLPLHEMSERQSKTVSIGENLASSVPFDASELKRNTLEACLLRYQSGAMSETNMDCDQLLAPQLY, from the exons ATGGCCAACAACAATATTTATCATCACAATGctagttcttctttttctttgactGAACCTGACGATATTTCTGTTTTTCTTCGTCATATTCTCCATCCTTCATCTAATTTTGTGACCCATGAAATGCAATATTCCTCATCGCTACCTCATCTTCTGCCTAAAAATCAACATGGCCTTGATATATCGAATGGCGAGTTATCCTCCGTATTAAATTCGTCGGCTGGAGGCATTTTCTCGTCTTCTTATGGGGCTTATAATGTCCCAGCAAATGTTTCTTCTTCATCTGTTGGGACTATGGACAACGAACCTGatgagtatgaatgtgaaagtgAG GGTGGTACTGAGGACTTGGGGGTGGAAGCTTCAACACAACCACCACCACCTAGTAACACTAATTCCAAGAGAAGCAGAGCAGCTGAAGTCCACAATTTGTCTGAAAAG AGGAGGAGAAGCAGAATTAATGAGAAGATGAAAGCATTACAAAATCTTATTCCAAATTCTAACAAG ACCGATAAGGCTTCAATGCTTGATGAAGCTATTGAGTACCTCAAGCAGCTTCAGCTCCAAGTACAG ATGTTGACAATGAGAAATGGGTTAAGCATGTATCCTCTGGGCCTACCACGAGTGTTACAGCAAAATCAAGTCTCCCAGCTAAGTATGGGTTTATGCGAGGGGAATGGATGCACAAATGCTAAAGCGGCTGGGGCTCTCCACGTAAGCCAAGACACTTTGTTAAATGCCATTTTTAGTCCATCTGAAAATCGTACAGAAACAAAGCTAACACCAGTGGAAACTATGTCAAATGTAAACCATTCAAACAATGCTTTTGAGTCAGAGTCATCGATCAATGTTCACCTTGATCCCTTTCAGTTCTCAAGATCTACCAGTAAG GGAATTTTGAGGGAGGATTGGTTACCTTTACATGAAATGAGCGAACGACAATCCAAAACTGTATCAATTG GAGAAAACTTGGCATCCTCAGTTCCCTTTGATGCATCTGAGTTGAAGAGAAATACTCTAGAAGCATGCTTGCTTCGATATCAATCTGGAGCTATGAGTGAAACCAATATGGATTGTGACCAACTTCTTGCCCCACAATTGTATTG A
- the LOC107787554 gene encoding uncharacterized protein LOC107787554 isoform X3: MANNNIYHHNASSSFSLTEPDDISVFLRHILHPSSNFVTHEMQYSSSLPHLLPKNQHGLDISNGELSSVLNSSAGGIFSSSYGAYNVPANVSSSSVGTMDNEPDEYECESEGGTEDLGVEASTQPPPPSNTNSKRSRAAEVHNLSEKRRRSRINEKMKALQNLIPNSNKTDKASMLDEAIEYLKQLQLQVQMLTMRNGLSMYPLGLPRVLQQNQVSQLSMGLCEGNGCTNAKAAGALHFSRSTSKGILREDWLPLHEMSERQSKTVSIGENLASSVPFDASELKRNTLEACLLRYQSGAMSETNMDCDQLLAPQLYCHAGRSTSVDTIKTECSNF, from the exons ATGGCCAACAACAATATTTATCATCACAATGctagttcttctttttctttgactGAACCTGACGATATTTCTGTTTTTCTTCGTCATATTCTCCATCCTTCATCTAATTTTGTGACCCATGAAATGCAATATTCCTCATCGCTACCTCATCTTCTGCCTAAAAATCAACATGGCCTTGATATATCGAATGGCGAGTTATCCTCCGTATTAAATTCGTCGGCTGGAGGCATTTTCTCGTCTTCTTATGGGGCTTATAATGTCCCAGCAAATGTTTCTTCTTCATCTGTTGGGACTATGGACAACGAACCTGatgagtatgaatgtgaaagtgAG GGTGGTACTGAGGACTTGGGGGTGGAAGCTTCAACACAACCACCACCACCTAGTAACACTAATTCCAAGAGAAGCAGAGCAGCTGAAGTCCACAATTTGTCTGAAAAG AGGAGGAGAAGCAGAATTAATGAGAAGATGAAAGCATTACAAAATCTTATTCCAAATTCTAACAAG ACCGATAAGGCTTCAATGCTTGATGAAGCTATTGAGTACCTCAAGCAGCTTCAGCTCCAAGTACAG ATGTTGACAATGAGAAATGGGTTAAGCATGTATCCTCTGGGCCTACCACGAGTGTTACAGCAAAATCAAGTCTCCCAGCTAAGTATGGGTTTATGCGAGGGGAATGGATGCACAAATGCTAAAGCGGCTGGGGCTCTCCAC TTCTCAAGATCTACCAGTAAG GGAATTTTGAGGGAGGATTGGTTACCTTTACATGAAATGAGCGAACGACAATCCAAAACTGTATCAATTG GAGAAAACTTGGCATCCTCAGTTCCCTTTGATGCATCTGAGTTGAAGAGAAATACTCTAGAAGCATGCTTGCTTCGATATCAATCTGGAGCTATGAGTGAAACCAATATGGATTGTGACCAACTTCTTGCCCCACAATTGTATTG CCATGCTGGGAGAAGTACATCTGTTGACACTATCAAAACCGAATGCAGTAACTTCTGA